In Phocoena phocoena chromosome 19, mPhoPho1.1, whole genome shotgun sequence, a genomic segment contains:
- the LOC136139038 gene encoding RAD52 motif-containing protein 1-like, with protein MSVLEPRTRGNGRLAELVPFAVPVAGDKTLLVWELSSGPTAEALQHSLFTVFSQFGLLYSVRVFPNEAVAGPGFYGIIKFYSARDAHRAQKACDQKQLFQTSPVKVRLGTRHKAVQHNTLALNSSRCQELANYYFGFNGWSKRIIKLQDLSNLEERENEDIVTPLQKQSLKFFCAVEVVLPSHECRSPGVGMAEEPLDKLEEGSLSFLMKRKVTQKLAIQKAMTDAFQKLLIVVLESGKVAVAYRPCEEATDARTEEELQDLIQVSYFSCQPCGQREEECLSDFSSEEEEFKLPELD; from the exons ATGAGTGTGCTAG AACCGCGCACGCGCGGTAACGGTAGACTGGCGGAGTTGGTACCTTTTGCGGTTCCCGTCGCGGGTGACAAAACCTTGCTGGTGTGGGAGCTGAGCTCTGGACCCACGGCCGAGGCCTTGCAA CATTCTCTGTTCACAGTCTTCTCCCAGTTTGGCCTTCTGTATTCGGTCCGAGTCTTCCCAAACGAAGCAGTGGCCGGTCCTGGGTTCTATGGCATCATCAAGTTTTATTCAGCAAGGGATGCCCACAGAGCCCAAAAGGCATGCGACCAGAAGCAGCTTTTTCAGACATCTCCAGTGAAG GTTCGTCTCGGCACCAGACATAAGGCGGTTCAACATAATACGCTTGCCCTAAACAGCTCCAGATGCCAAGAATTGGCAAATTACTACTTTGGTTTCAATgggtggtcaaaaaggatcatcAAG CTTCAGGATCTTTCTAACcttgaagaaagggaaaatgaagatATTGTGACACCACTTCAGAAGCAAAGCCTCAAGTTCTTCTGTGCTGTAGAGGTGGTGTTGCCCTCCCACGAGTGCAGGAGTCCTGGAGTTGGCATGGCTGAGGAACCTTTGGATAAGTTGGAGGAAG GGTCATTATCATTCCTTATGAAAAGGAAGGTAACCCAGAAGCTTGCTATTCAGAAAGCTATGACAGATGCATTCCAGAAACTGCTGATTGTGGTTTTAG AAAGTGGTAAAGTAGCTGTGGCATATAGACCCTGTGAAGAGGCCACAGATGCTAGAACCGAAGAAGAACTACAGGATTTAATTCA GGTCAGCTACTTTTCTTGTCAGCCGTGTGGCCAAAGGGAGGAAGAATGTCTCTCAGACTTCAGCTCTGAGGAGGAAGAGTTCAAATTGCCAGAACTGGATTAG